The uncultured Bacteroides sp. DNA segment ACTGCTCAGTACCGGGATAGAAGAAACGGGAAGGTGTTTTTCCATCCAGCACAGTTGAAGGACCGGCTATTAGCACAGGATAGTCCAGACGTCGCCATTCAGTAAATGCATCTAAGCCTTGTCCATAGAACGCAATCCATTTCTGTGTGCCTATGGATTTTTTATAATTGGATGCATCATACTTCACCAAAGGTTGGGCCAAATAGGCAGCTACGACAGTGGCATCTGTAATGCCAAACTGTGTGAATGATGCTCTTATCGCATCATTATAACGTTGCTCCGCACTACCTGTGATGTAACCGCGAGCAGTCGCTTCGGCAAGAGCAAACAGCACTTCCGAATAGCTAAAAATAACAGCCGGCGACTCTGAAGTGAGGAAGTAAGTACCCGGCTTAGAGGTTTTGGCAAATCCCTGGCTATTGGCAGCACTAGCGGACAGACCATTGGCGGCACCCACATACTTGTGCACAATCGTATCAGAAGGTAATTGCGCATATACGGGCAAACGGGGATCAGAGAGTTCATACAACTTATCCACTAATGTTTTTGAGATACGATAATCGTCACGCGTTTCGAACCAGGCAGAAGCCGGATTTTGTTGTGGCGAACTGGTATAAATAAATTGAAAGATCTCCGTATTGCTACTTATTAATCCCGCAGCATCCGTCGTTGCAGTGACTATCGCTTCTTTAGCCAACTCAGGCTCTCTATCAGCGATCCGAAGAGCGATTCGAAGTCGTAAGGAGTTCACAAATTTCTTCCACTTCGCTATATTGCCATCATAAACCACATCTCCATCAATAGTACCACCGGAAGTGTTCAGCAATGATTGCGCCTCAGCAAGATCGCTCAGCAAGCCCAAATAGACTTCACGTTGCGCACCGTATGCCGGAGTCGTGTTTTGACCAACTTCAGAGTAAGGAATATCTCCATAAGCATCCGTTAACAACTGAAACACCCATGAACGAAGGGCGAGAGCAACACCTTTGTAGTTAGAATTAGCTTCTTCGTCCGTAAAGTTCAAAATAGTATTCAGGTCAGCAATCAGTGTAGCATAGCCTGTATTCCAGAGCGAAGTGAAACCTGTATTAGAAATATCGTACCTATCCGGTTCGGTATATTGAATCTTGGCCCATTGTTGTACAAACAATAAGGAGGAGTTGAAGTTACTTTCGGAGCCCCAATACAAATCAGCACCTTGCTTTTCACTACCCGTAAGCAAGTAAGCAGGCAAAGGATGTTCCGTTGCATTGGGATTCTCATTAATTTTATCCAGTTGGTCATTGCAAGCACTTAATAGAGTTGCAAGCAAAAATAGTGCGAATATATTTTTAAGCATAAGTCTTTATTTTTAGAATTTAAGATTCAGATTGAAACCTATCGTTCGTACTGTAGGCAACGAGAGGCTTTCAAGCCCTTGCGCATTGCCTGTATTGAAAGCTGTTTCGGGATCAATATTCGGCGCATCTTTATAGATAAAGAATAGGTTGCGCCCTACCGCTGAAAGACTGGCTGCCTGCAGTCCTATCTTCTTTATCAGGTTACTGTTGAATGTATATGAAAGCTTTATCTCACGAAACTTCACATAAGTAGCGCTGTATACATAAGCTTCACTTATGTTATAGGAAGCTTTATGATACTCCTGAGCGCTAATCACTGTGGAATTAGCTGTGCCATCAGCGTATACACCGTTGAAGATTACCCCGTCTTCGTATACCGTTTCTCCGTTGGGGGCAGAGCCTCCATTGGTAAGCGTCTTTCCAGCAGTAGAGTTATTGCCCGGATAGTAGTAAAGCAAGCCTCCGTGTTCGGCATCACGGCCCTCAATGGTTCGTGCCAATACGCCGGTATAATCTCCCGTACGATTGGTGCCTGAAAATATTTTTCCACCCACATTGGCATCAATAAGAAAAGAGAACTCAACATTCTTATAGGTTAGCGTATTTGATATTCCACCTAACCAACTAGGAGTATAATGTCCCAGCACCCGCTTCTGCGGATCAGCTTTAGGCAGACCATTCGCACCCACAACAATGTTCCCCTTATCATCTCTCAGATAAGCCGTACCATATAGTGCACCATAAGCCTTACCTGCAGAAGCAAGGACTTCCACCCCACCCGACGAGTCAATGGTGTAGTTTTTTATTTGTCCGGCACTATCAAGCACCTTCACTTCACTCTTATTCTTTGCATAATTGAAATTGATGTCCCACTTAAACTTACCGCTCTGTATAGGAACCAAACCGAACTGCACCTCAATGCCGTTATTATTAATCCTGCCGGCATTAAGTAAATGAGAAGTGTATTCACTAGATGCTGAAGTTTTAATATTCAATATCTGATTAATGCTATTCGTGTTATAGTAACCAAAATCAAGATGTACACGATTTCTCCATAAACTTAGCTCAAAACCAAATTCAGTAGAACGAGTTGTTTCTGGTTTCAGGTCAGTATTCAGCTTCTTCTTTGAAGATGTCTGAATAGGATTGCCATCATAAGTAGGTTGAGAATCATAGACTGTAAATACCTGGTATGGTTCAGCATCATTTCCCACTTCCGACCATCCACCACGTATCTTCAAGAAATCGAGTACCTCATTTTTCCAATTAAATGCTTCGGACAGTACAAGACTGGCATTAACTGATGGATAGAAATAAGATCTATTACTACGGGGCAAGGTAGACGACCAGTCGTTTCGAGCAGTTATGTTCAAGTAAGCATAACCTCTATAACCTAACTGTGCTGAAGCAAACCCACTATAGGCTCTTAACTTAGAATAAGAGTTTGATGAGATCAAATCATCTTGAGAATTAGCCAGCGTATATAAGTCACGAATAGCTAACCGGGGAGCTTTTTGATAGTTATTCTCATACGTACGGTTGCGCACATTGAATCCGGCTAAAGCGTCCAGCGTAAAATCATTACTTAAATTACGATTATAGTGTAATATAGCCTCCGTATTATTTTCATTGATGGTATAGCCATCTTCGGCATACGATCCATAAGGCGTTCCACTGGTACCATGCTTTATCTTGTACTTCCTGCGATCATTATAGTAATCAGTACCCGATCGAAGTCGCAAATCGAGCCCCGGAGCTAGTTTTGCTTCAAGGTGTATATCTCCAATCAATCGATTACGCTTCTGGCTAGTTGTATTATAATAGGTATTCCAATAAGGGTTGCTATAGTAACTATTGTTCCAATTTACGCCTCTGTTATTCTTCAATTCATTGATATCAACTTGTCGGCCAAACCACAAGAACTGCAACATCACTCCTGCTGCGCGTCCTCCGGAAGGACCGCCCGGTAAGTTAGGCGCATCTGTAACAATATAGTTGGCCGTAGCTCCTATCTTAATATTTTTAGACAGTTGATAATTGATATTCAGCGTGAAATTATTCTTTTTTATCTCCGTATTGGGGACCGTACCTTTTTGTGTTTGGTTATTAACGCCCAAACGAAAATCATGTTTTTCATCCGATCTGGCAACAGAAATTCCATTATCGTAAGTCACCCCCGTTCTGAAAAAATCTTTCACATTGTCCGGATGAGCCACAAAGGGAACCGCCTCACCATTAGAGTAGAATTGAGGAATGAGCCTTCCATCCATCTTAGGACCCCAACTTTCGTCCACACCGTCATTCACTCCTCCTCCTTTTCCGTTTACATAACTAAACTTTCCATTGGAACCCTGTCCAAACACATTCTGAAATTTCGGTAGCGTAGCCACTGTAGCAAAACTAACGCCGGAGTTAACAGAAACGCCCAAACCTCTTTGCCCCTTACCTGTTTTAGTAGTAATCAAAATTACCCCATGAGCAGCTCGTGAACCATACAACGCCGCC contains these protein-coding regions:
- a CDS encoding SusD/RagB family nutrient-binding outer membrane lipoprotein translates to MLKNIFALFLLATLLSACNDQLDKINENPNATEHPLPAYLLTGSEKQGADLYWGSESNFNSSLLFVQQWAKIQYTEPDRYDISNTGFTSLWNTGYATLIADLNTILNFTDEEANSNYKGVALALRSWVFQLLTDAYGDIPYSEVGQNTTPAYGAQREVYLGLLSDLAEAQSLLNTSGGTIDGDVVYDGNIAKWKKFVNSLRLRIALRIADREPELAKEAIVTATTDAAGLISSNTEIFQFIYTSSPQQNPASAWFETRDDYRISKTLVDKLYELSDPRLPVYAQLPSDTIVHKYVGAANGLSASAANSQGFAKTSKPGTYFLTSESPAVIFSYSEVLFALAEATARGYITGSAEQRYNDAIRASFTQFGITDATVVAAYLAQPLVKYDASNYKKSIGTQKWIAFYGQGLDAFTEWRRLDYPVLIAGPSTVLDGKTPSRFFYPGTEQSLNGISYQAAVARQGTDLLTTKLWFDIE
- a CDS encoding SusC/RagA family TonB-linked outer membrane protein yields the protein MQRTNINLKYKIRRICFTIFLLLPGYCLYAQTVINGEVRDAQQQGIPGVSVALKTSATTAVVTVSDIDGKFSLNAVQNLPATVVFSLIGFNTKEVQVTRSGQQLIVTLEENISQLDEVVVTALGISREKKSLGYTTQELKSRDLSNNKESNLLNGLSGKVAGVRITNSQGDMGSSRIVIRGETSIGGNNQPLFIVDGIPVDNSQLNVGGATRDFRNAIADLNPEDIESLSILKGPNAAALYGSRAAHGVILITTKTGKGQRGLGVSVNSGVSFATVATLPKFQNVFGQGSNGKFSYVNGKGGGVNDGVDESWGPKMDGRLIPQFYSNGEAVPFVAHPDNVKDFFRTGVTYDNGISVARSDEKHDFRLGVNNQTQKGTVPNTEIKKNNFTLNINYQLSKNIKIGATANYIVTDAPNLPGGPSGGRAAGVMLQFLWFGRQVDINELKNNRGVNWNNSYYSNPYWNTYYNTTSQKRNRLIGDIHLEAKLAPGLDLRLRSGTDYYNDRRKYKIKHGTSGTPYGSYAEDGYTINENNTEAILHYNRNLSNDFTLDALAGFNVRNRTYENNYQKAPRLAIRDLYTLANSQDDLISSNSYSKLRAYSGFASAQLGYRGYAYLNITARNDWSSTLPRSNRSYFYPSVNASLVLSEAFNWKNEVLDFLKIRGGWSEVGNDAEPYQVFTVYDSQPTYDGNPIQTSSKKKLNTDLKPETTRSTEFGFELSLWRNRVHLDFGYYNTNSINQILNIKTSASSEYTSHLLNAGRINNNGIEVQFGLVPIQSGKFKWDINFNYAKNKSEVKVLDSAGQIKNYTIDSSGGVEVLASAGKAYGALYGTAYLRDDKGNIVVGANGLPKADPQKRVLGHYTPSWLGGISNTLTYKNVEFSFLIDANVGGKIFSGTNRTGDYTGVLARTIEGRDAEHGGLLYYYPGNNSTAGKTLTNGGSAPNGETVYEDGVIFNGVYADGTANSTVISAQEYHKASYNISEAYVYSATYVKFREIKLSYTFNSNLIKKIGLQAASLSAVGRNLFFIYKDAPNIDPETAFNTGNAQGLESLSLPTVRTIGFNLNLKF